In one window of Juglans regia cultivar Chandler chromosome 3, Walnut 2.0, whole genome shotgun sequence DNA:
- the LOC118347945 gene encoding uncharacterized protein LOC118347945, producing the protein MARKNVGVVTGTMPGEGNEELLTMRSPVNMVPSQPKKNKGRRSFLSACFAFRTESMNMGSQQKVSQATGTSQYSSKLQEALDKFDTGSNDSQPVSHFYCFDGNVEKFLRFTIPREGVPLLEKLHSRYGDFTAECRLGNMAGSMFLKLLSAILLDICRVPLKDLDITRVYEWRDALKEVLATGFDVRFLLGHLRHMIVEFHNPPPEQELAELEATITKKEAELLELRARKDRLAVACSSFGVGSCFDHILI; encoded by the exons ATGGCTAGGAAGAACGTCG GAGTTGTTACTGGGACAATGCCTGGTGAGGGGAATGAGGAACTATTAACAATGCGTAGCCCCGTCAATATGGTTCCTAGCCAACCAAAGAAGAACAAGGGGAGACGTTCATTTTTGTCTGCTTGTTTTGCATTCCGTACAGAGTCTATGAACATGGGTAGCCAACAGAAGGTTAGCCAAGCCACTGGAACGAGTCAATATAGTTCAAAGCTACAGGAGGCACTGGACAAGTTCGATACAGGATCCAATGACAGTCAGCCGGTGTCTCATTTCTACTGTTTCGACGGCAACGTGGAGAAATTCCTACGGTTCACCATCCCTAGGGAAGGCGTCCCTTTGTTGGAGAAGCTCCACAGCCGTTATGGTGACTTCACAGCAGAGTGTAGGCTAGGAAACATGGCTGGGAGCATGTTTCTAAAGCTTCTATCTGCTATACTTCTAGATATTTGCCGCGTGCCCTTGAAGGACTTGGATATTACTCGTGTTTACGAGTGGCGCGATGCACTGAAGGAAGTTCTCGCAACTGGCTTTGACGTGCGATTTCTACTTGGTCATCTCCGCCACATGATTGTGGAGTTTCACAACCCTCCACCAGAGCAGGAGCTTGCGGAGTTGGAGGCCACAattacaaagaaagaagctgaaCTGTTGGAGCTAAGGGCCAGGAAGGACAGGCTTGCTGTTGCCTGTTCTTCTTTTGGAGTTGGATCTTGTTTTGACCATATACTTATTTAG
- the LOC118347944 gene encoding cysteine-rich receptor-like protein kinase 25, with amino-acid sequence MGLPSFDVSMILIMVLYLLGFLNLTSAAVPNYRVHYCTNDTTYTPNSTYQVNLSYLLSSLSSNATREGGFYNATAGQTPDTSTYGLFLCRGDLSTDACRDCVAFAATEIVRVYCPVEKVAVIWYDECMLRYSNRSIFSTMQERPGYFMWNTRNATQPDQFRRLAVSTLNDLVPRAANATSGAKKFAVKAVTNASGLQELQTLYSLVQCTPDINSSDCSTCLREAITSLPKCGPCDGKQGGRVLSPSCNVRFETYPFYLTQSAAAPAPTPIPVLLPPARGKDKISTLTIVIIVASIAVSLVIISLSYCFQRRKARKKKPNALPKENANEITTVESLQFDFATIEAATNKFSDDNKLGGGGFGEVYKGTFPNGQDIAVKRLSGSSEQGVEEFKNEIVVVAKLQHRSLVRLLGFCLEGGEKMLVYEFVPNKSLDYFLFGPDKQRLLDWPSRYKIIRGIARGILYIHEDSRLKVIHRDLKASNILLDEDMNPKISDFGMARLFGVDQTEGNTNRIVGTYGYMSPEYAMQGNFSAKSDVYSFGVLVLEILSGENNASFYESDTAVDLLTYAWKHWSNGTSFELLDPTLGDSYAINEVIQCIHIGLLCVQENPDDRPTMASIVVMLESYSVTLPIPEKPALFLQGGLNQSSMPTKELESDRSSSKSIPLSVDESKITEVYPR; translated from the exons atGGGCTTGCCCTCTTTCGACGTCTCCATGATCCTAATTATGGTTCTATACTTGCTCGGTTTCCTTAACCTTACCAGTGCAGCAGTACCAAATTACAGAGTCCATTATTGCACAAATGATACCACTTACACCCCAAACAGCACCTACCAAGTTAACCTAAGTTACCTGCTCTCTTCCCTTTCCTCAAATGCCACGCGTGAAGGTGGTTTCTACAACGCTACCGCCGGCCAAACTCCTGACACTTCAACTTACGGCCTCTTCCTCTGCCGTGGTGACCTCAGCACAGATGCCTGTCGAGATTGCGTGGCCTTCGCCGCCACAGAGATTGTTCGGGTGTACTGCCCTGTTGAAAAAGTGGCCGTGATAtggtatgatgaatgcatgTTACGTTACTCAAACCGGTCAATCTTCTCCACCATGCAGGAAAGACCtggatattttatgtggaaCACGAGGAATGCAACACAGCCAGACCAGTTCCGTCGGTTGGCGGTATCCACATTGAATGACTTAGTGCCTCGGGCCGCAAATGCTACGTCCGGTGCTAAGAAATTTGCCGTGAAGGCGGTCACAAATGCTTCGGGATTGCAGGAATTGCAAACCCTATACAGCCTTGTCCAGTGCACCCCGGACATAAATAGCTCCGATTGCAGTACGTGTCTTCGGGAAGCCATCACGAGCCTCCCCAAATGTGGTCCATGTGATGGGAAGCAAGGGGGTAGAGTTCTGAGTCCAAGTTGCAACGTCAGGTTCGAAACATACCCATTTTACTTGACACAATCAGCCGCTGCACCGGCACCGACACCGATACCTGTGCTCCTTCCTCCGGCTCGAG GAAAAGACAAAATATCGACGCTAACAATTGTCATCATTGTTGCTTCAATTGCTGTCTCTCTGGTGATCATCTCTTTGAGCTACTGCTTCCAAAGAAGGAAAGCAAGAAAGAAGAAGCCCAATGCTCTACCCAAGGAAAATG CCAATGAGATTACAACTGTCGAGTCCTTGCAATTTGATTTTGCTACAATCGAGGCTGCCACAAACAAGTTCTCAGATGATAACAAGCTGGGTGGAGGTGGATTTGGTGAGGTTTACAAG GGTACATTTCCCAATGGACAAGATATAGCTGTAAAGAGGCTCTCAGGAAGTTCTGAACAGGGTGTAGAGGAATTTAAGAATGAAATTGTTGTGGTAGCCAAGCTTCAACATCGAAGCCTTGTGAGGCTATTGGGATTTTGCTTGGAAGGGGGGGAAAAGATGCTCGTCTACGAATTTGTGCCCAACAAAAGCCTTGACTATTTTCTGTTTG GACCTGACAAGCAAAGACTATTGGATTGGCCAAGTCGATACAAGATTATTAGAGGAATTGCTCGAGGAATCCTTTATATTCACGAAGATTCTCGCCTTAAAGTCATACACCGAGATCTTAAAGCCAGTAACATCCTGTTAGACGAGGATATGAAtccaaaaatttcagattttggtaTGGCAAGGCTTTTTGGAGTTGACCAAACGGAAGGAAATACCAATAGGATTGTCGGGACATA TGGTTACATGTCTCCAGAATATGCAATGCAAGGAAATTTTTCGGCAAAATCGGATGTATATAGTTTTGGTGTCCTAGTACTAGAGATATTAAGTGGCGAAAACAACGCTTCTTTCTATGAATCAGACACTGCTGTGGACCTGTTGACCTAT GCTTGGAAACACTGGAGCAACGGGACATCCTTTGAGTTATTGGATCCGACTTTGGGAGATTCATACGCAATAAATGAAGTGATTCAATGCATCCATATTGGCTTACTTTGTGTTCAAGAAAATCCAGACGACAGACCAACAATGGCATCAATAGTTGTCATGCTTGAGAGTTACTCTGTTACTTTGCCAATACCTGAAAAGCCAGCACTTTTCCTCCAAGGTGGATTGAATCAGTCAAGCATGCCGACCAAAGAGCTGGAGTCAGATCGATCTTCGAGCAAGTCAATTCCATTGTCTGTCGATGAATCAAAGATTACTGAAGTATACCCTCGATAG
- the LOC108995840 gene encoding cysteine-rich receptor-like protein kinase 10 produces the protein MLLGLKLPSASSSSNFCASLFVFISLFISCVSPPRTEAAATYMRHFCLDDITNPNSTYRSNLNHLLAYLSSNATRTTGFYNATASSGTSEDTVYGIFLCRGDLPAEACRDCAAGATKDLVQRCPEEEGAVGYYEECMLRYSSRYIFSSLAPDPNDFTSGNKNISDAIRFGELLSATFSELATGISDLGLGAKKFGTKEARFTSSQTVYTLVQCTPDLTGSDCNRCLQIAMSYLPGCCSGKESASALFPSCTVRYNVHPFYLTVNTSGARPNPLVPPPPGKSRSSSLTIIIIVASISVSTALFLMGYCFLRKRGRTKYNAMQAENSKKSGTTDDISTLESLQFNFATIEAATEGFSVNNKLGEGGFGAVYKGTLTNGQQIAVKRLSKRSSQGGDEFKNEVVLVAKLQHRNLARLVGFCLEGEEKILVYEFVPNKSLDYFLYDPERQGQLDWSRRYKIIVGIARGILYLHEDSRLRIIHRDLKASNILLDGDMKPKISDFGMAKIFGVDQTQGKTRRIAGTFGYMSPEYAMHGKFSVKSDVYSFGVLILEILSGKKISSFSQSDGSGHLLSYAWKHWWDGTPLVLLDPSLGDSYSINEVIRCLHFGLLCVQDDPADRPTIASVVLMLNSYSVALPSPKQPAYWLHSRTEQKLPLKEPEVDQSTSKSMSCTINEVSVTELYPR, from the exons ATGTTACTGGGCTTGAAGTTGCCCTCGGcctcttcctcctccaactTCTGCGCCAGCCTCTTTGTATTTATCTCTTTGTTTATCAGCTGCGTTAGTCCACCGAGAACTGAAGCGGCTGCAACTTATATGCGCCATTTCTGCTTGGACGACATCACGAACCCCAACAGCACCTACCGATCCAACCTCAATCACCTCCTCGCTTATCTCTCATCAAACGCCACTCGCACCACCGGATTCTACAACGCCACCGCCTCCTCCGGAACCTCCGAGGACACCGTTTACGGCATATTCCTCTGTCGCGGTGACCTCCCCGCCGAGGCCTGCCGTGACTGTGCTGCCGGCGCAACCAAAGACCTTGTCCAGCGCTGCCCCGAGGAGGAAGGGGCTGTCGGTTATTACGAGGAATGCATGCTACGCTACTCAAGCCGGTATATTTTCTCCAGCTTGGCCCCTGACCCTAACGATTTCACCTCGGGCAATAAGAACATTTCGGACGCAATCCGGTTTGGTGAGCTACTGAGTGCAACATTCAGCGAGTTGGCAACCGGGATTTCAGATCTTGGGCTTGGGGCCAAGAAGTTTGGGACGAAGGAAGCGAGATTCACATCGTCACAAACTGTGTACACCCTCGTGCAGTGCACGCCGGATCTGACCGGTTCCGACTGTAATAGGTGTCTTCAGATAGCGATGTCGTATTTGCCAGGTTGCTGTAGTGGAAAGGAAAGCGCCTCAGCTCTCTTTCCCAGCTGCACAGTTAGGTACAATGTGCACCCGTTTTACCTGACTGTAAACACTTCGGGGGCAAGGCCTAATCCACTTGTTCCTCCACCTCCTG GAAAAAGTCGAAGCTCATCGCTGACTATTATTATCATTGTTGCTTCAATTTCCGTCTCTACGGCGCTATTCCTTATGGGCTACTGCTTCCTCCGTAAGAGAGGAAGAACAAAATATAACGCTATGCAGGcggaaaatagtaaaaaaagtgGAACTACGGATGATATTTCCACTCTAGAGTCCTTGCAATTTAATTTTGCTACGATTGAAGCTGCAACAGAGGGGTTCTCAGTTAATAACAAGTTAGGTGAGGGAGGTTTTGGTGCGGTGTACAAG GGTACACTTACTAATGGACAACAAATTGCTGTGAAGAGGTTATCGAAAAGATCTAGTCAAGGGggagatgaatttaaaaatgagGTTGTATTAGTAGCCAAGCTTCAACACAGAAATCTTGCAAGGCTAGTGGGATTTTGCTTGGAAGGAGAGGAGAAGATTCTTGTATATGAATTTGTTCCCAACAAAAGCCTTGACTATTTTCTATATG ACCCTGAAAGGCAAGGACAACTGGACTGGTCTAGGCGTTACAAGATTATTGTAGGGATTGCTCGAGGAATTCTTTATCTTCACGAAGACTCTCGGCTTAGAATCATACATCGTGATCTTAAAGCCAGTAACATTTTGCTAGATGGGGATATGAAGCCTAAAATTTCTGATTTTGGCATGGCGAAGATTTTTGGAGTTGATCAAACACAGGGAAAGACCCGTAGGATTGCCGGCACATT TGGTTACATGTCTCCAGAATATGCTATGCATGGAAAATTCTCTGTAAAATCTGATGTGTACAGTTTTGGAGTCTTGATTCTAGAGAttttaag tggCAAGAAGATCAGTTCTTTCTCTCAATCAGATGGTTCTGGACACCTTTTAAGCTAT GCCTGGAAACATTGGTGGGACGGAACACCCTTGGTGTTGTTGGATCCATCCTTGGGAGATTCTTACTCAATAAATGAGGTCATTAGATGTCTCCATTTTGGATTACTTTGTGTACAGGATGACCCAGCCGACAGGCCGACAATAGCATCGGTAGTTCTAATGCTAAACAGTTACTCTGTTGCTTTGCCCTCGCCTAAACAACCAGCGTATTGGCTTCATAGTCGAACAGAGCAAAAACTGCCATTAAAGGAGCCGGAGGTGGATCAATCCACAAGCAAATCAATGTCATGCACTATCAACGAAGTATCTGTTACTGAACTGTACCCTCGATAG
- the LOC109019480 gene encoding cysteine-rich receptor-like protein kinase 10 isoform X1 codes for MFLGFLQLPSPSFNFCVSVFVFISLPISFVSQTITEAAATYMHHDCLNAITIPDTTYRFNLNHLLAYLSSNATRTTGFYNATASSGTSEDTVYGMFLCRGDLPADACHDCVSGATKDLVQRCPEKEGAVGYYEECTLRYSSRYIFSSSAVDPSAFISGNKSISEAIRLGELLRATFNELASGISDLGPGAKKFGTKETRLTASRTVYTLVQCTPDLTGFDCNRCLRIAMSYLPDCCGGKESASVLFPSCTVRYDVHPFYLSVNASGARPTPLVPPPPGKSRISSLTIIAIVASISVSVVLFAIGYCFLSKRAKTKYIQEENGKESGAPDNITTVDSLQFSFATIEAATEGFSANNKLGEGGFGAVYVGTLTNGQQIAVKRLSKSSKQGGDEFKNEVVLVAKLQHRNLARLVGFCLEGEEKILVYEFVPNKSLDYFLYDPERQGQLDWSRRYKIIVGIARGILYLHEDSRLRIIHRDLKASNILLDGDMNPKISDFGMAKIFGVDQTQGKTRRIAGTFGYMSPEYAMHGKFSVKSDMYSFGVLILEILSGKKISSFSQSDGAGHLLSYAWKHWRDGTPLELLDPSLGDSYSINEVTRCLHFGLLCVQDDPADRPTIASVVLMLNSYSVALPSPNQPAYWLHSRTEQKLPLKEPEVDQSTSKSISCTVNRVSVTELYPR; via the exons ATGTTTCTGGGCTTTTTGCAGTTGCCCTCCCCCTCCTTCAACTTCTGCGTTAGCGTTTTTGTATTTATCTCTTTGCCGATCAGTTTCGTTAGTCAAACAATAACCGAAGCGGCTGCAACTTACATGCACCATGATTGCTTAAACGCCATCACCATCCCCGACACCACGTACCGATTTAACCTCAATCACCTCCTCGCTTATCTCTCATCTAACGCCACCCGCACCACCGGATTCTACAACGCCACCGCCTCCTCTGGAACCTCCGAGGACACCGTCTATGGCATGTTCCTCTGTCGCGGTGACCTCCCCGCCGACGCCTGCCACGACTGTGTTTCCGGCGCAACCAAAGACCTTGTTCAGCGCTGCCCCGAGAAGGAAGGGGCCGTTGGTTATTACGAGGAATGCACGCTACGCTACTCTAGCCGGTATATCTTCTCCAGTTCGGCCGTCGACCCGTCCGCTTTCATCTCGGGCAATAAGAGTATTTCGGAGGCAATCCGGCTTGGCGAACTTCTCAGGGCAACATTCAACGAGTTGGCAAGCGGGATCTCAGATCTTGGGCCTGGGGCCAAGAAGTTTGGAACGAAAGAAACGAGACTCACAGCATCACGAACCGTGTACACCCTTGTGCAGTGCACGCCGGATCTAACGGGTTTCGATTGCAATAGGTGTCTTCGTATAGCGATGTCGTATTTGCCGGATTGCTGTGGTGGAAAGGAAAGTGCCTCAGTTCTCTTTCCCAGCTGCACAGTTAGGTACGACGTGCACCCGTTTTACTTGAGTGTAAACGCATCGGGAGCAAGGCCCACTCCACTTGTGCCTCCGCCACCTG GAAAAAGTCGAATCTCATCACTGACTATTATTGCCATTGTTGCTTCTATTTCCGTCTCTGTGGTGCTATTCGCTATTGGCTACTGCTTCCTTAGTAAGAGAGCAAAAACAAAGTATATACAGGAGGAAAATGGTAAAGAAAGTGGAGCTCCGGATAATATTACCACTGTAGACTCCTTGCAATTTAGTTTTGCTACAATTGAAGCTGCAACAGAGGGATTCTCAGCTAATAACAAATTAGGTGAAGGCGGATTTGGTGCGGTTTATGTG GGTACACTTACTAATGGACAACAAATTGCTGTGAAGAGGTTATCGAAAAGTTCCAAGCAAGGaggagatgaatttaaaaacgAGGTTGTATTGGTAGCCAAGCTTCAACACAGAAATCTTGCAAGGCTAGTGGGATTTTGTTTGGAAGGAGAGGAGAAGATACTTGTCTACGAATTTGTTCCCAACAAAAGTCTTGACTATTTTCTTTATG ACCCTGAAAGGCAAGGACAACTGGACTGGTCTAGGCGTTACAAGATTATTGTAGGGATTGCTCGAGGAATTCTTTATCTTCACGAAGATTCTCGGCTTAGAATCATACATCGCGATCTTAAAGCCAGTAACATTTTGCTAGATGGGGATATGAATCCTAAAATCTCTGATTTTGGCATGGCCAAGATTTTTGGAGTTGATCAAACACAGGGAAAGACCCGTAGGATTGCCGGCACATT CGGTTACATGTCTCCAGAATATGCCATGCATGGAAAATTTTCTGTAAAGTCTGACATGTATAGTTTTGGAGTCTTAATTCTGGAGATTTTAAGTGGCAAGAAGATTAGTTCTTTCTCTCAATCAGATGGTGCTGGACACCTATTGAGCTAT GCATGGAAACATTGGAGAGATGGGACACCCTTGGAGTTGTTGGATCCATCCTTGGGAGATTCTTACTCGATAAATGAAGTCACCAGATGTCTCCATTTTGGACTACTATGTGTACAGGATGATCCAGCCGACAGGCCGACAATAGCATCGGTAGTTCTAATGCTAAACAGTTACTCAGTTGCTTTGCCATCGCCTAATCAACCAGCATATTGGCTTCATAGTCGAACAGAGCAAAAACTGCCATTAAAGGAGCCGGAGGTGGATCAATCCACAAGCAAATCAATATCATGCACTGTCAACAGAGTATCGGTTACTGAACTGTATCCTCGATAG
- the LOC109019480 gene encoding cysteine-rich receptor-like protein kinase 10 isoform X2 gives MFLGFLQLPSPSFNFCVSVFVFISLPISFVSQTITEAAATYMHHDCLNAITIPDTTYRFNLNHLLAYLSSNATRTTGFYNATASSGTSEDTVYGMFLCRGDLPADACHDCVSGATKDLVQRCPEKEGAVGYYEECTLRYSSRYIFSSSAVDPSAFISGNKSISEAIRLGELLRATFNELASGISDLGPGAKKFGTKETRLTASRTVYTLVQCTPDLTGFDCNRCLRIAMSYLPDCCGGKESASVLFPSCTVRYDVHPFYLSVNASGARPTPLVPPPPGKTAIVVYAGKSRISSLTIIAIVASISVSVVLFAIGYCFLSKRAKTKYIQEENGKESGAPDNITTVDSLQFSFATIEAATEGFSANNKLGEGGFGAVYVGTLTNGQQIAVKRLSKSSKQGGDEFKNEVVLVAKLQHRNLARLVGFCLEGEEKILVYEFVPNKSLDYFLYDPERQGQLDWSRRYKIIVGIARGILYLHEDSRLRIIHRDLKASNILLDGDMNPKISDFGMAKIFGVDQTQGKTRRIAGTFGYMSPEYAMHGKFSVKSDMYSFGVLILEILSGKKISSFSQSDGAGHLLSYAWKHWRDGTPLELLDPSLGDSYSINEVTRCLHFGLLCVQDDPADRPTIASVVLMLNSYSVALPSPNQPAYWLHSRTEQKLPLKEPEVDQSTSKSISCTVNRVSVTELYPR, from the exons ATGTTTCTGGGCTTTTTGCAGTTGCCCTCCCCCTCCTTCAACTTCTGCGTTAGCGTTTTTGTATTTATCTCTTTGCCGATCAGTTTCGTTAGTCAAACAATAACCGAAGCGGCTGCAACTTACATGCACCATGATTGCTTAAACGCCATCACCATCCCCGACACCACGTACCGATTTAACCTCAATCACCTCCTCGCTTATCTCTCATCTAACGCCACCCGCACCACCGGATTCTACAACGCCACCGCCTCCTCTGGAACCTCCGAGGACACCGTCTATGGCATGTTCCTCTGTCGCGGTGACCTCCCCGCCGACGCCTGCCACGACTGTGTTTCCGGCGCAACCAAAGACCTTGTTCAGCGCTGCCCCGAGAAGGAAGGGGCCGTTGGTTATTACGAGGAATGCACGCTACGCTACTCTAGCCGGTATATCTTCTCCAGTTCGGCCGTCGACCCGTCCGCTTTCATCTCGGGCAATAAGAGTATTTCGGAGGCAATCCGGCTTGGCGAACTTCTCAGGGCAACATTCAACGAGTTGGCAAGCGGGATCTCAGATCTTGGGCCTGGGGCCAAGAAGTTTGGAACGAAAGAAACGAGACTCACAGCATCACGAACCGTGTACACCCTTGTGCAGTGCACGCCGGATCTAACGGGTTTCGATTGCAATAGGTGTCTTCGTATAGCGATGTCGTATTTGCCGGATTGCTGTGGTGGAAAGGAAAGTGCCTCAGTTCTCTTTCCCAGCTGCACAGTTAGGTACGACGTGCACCCGTTTTACTTGAGTGTAAACGCATCGGGAGCAAGGCCCACTCCACTTGTGCCTCCGCCACCTGGTAAA ACTGCCATTGTTGTCTATGCAGGAAAAAGTCGAATCTCATCACTGACTATTATTGCCATTGTTGCTTCTATTTCCGTCTCTGTGGTGCTATTCGCTATTGGCTACTGCTTCCTTAGTAAGAGAGCAAAAACAAAGTATATACAGGAGGAAAATGGTAAAGAAAGTGGAGCTCCGGATAATATTACCACTGTAGACTCCTTGCAATTTAGTTTTGCTACAATTGAAGCTGCAACAGAGGGATTCTCAGCTAATAACAAATTAGGTGAAGGCGGATTTGGTGCGGTTTATGTG GGTACACTTACTAATGGACAACAAATTGCTGTGAAGAGGTTATCGAAAAGTTCCAAGCAAGGaggagatgaatttaaaaacgAGGTTGTATTGGTAGCCAAGCTTCAACACAGAAATCTTGCAAGGCTAGTGGGATTTTGTTTGGAAGGAGAGGAGAAGATACTTGTCTACGAATTTGTTCCCAACAAAAGTCTTGACTATTTTCTTTATG ACCCTGAAAGGCAAGGACAACTGGACTGGTCTAGGCGTTACAAGATTATTGTAGGGATTGCTCGAGGAATTCTTTATCTTCACGAAGATTCTCGGCTTAGAATCATACATCGCGATCTTAAAGCCAGTAACATTTTGCTAGATGGGGATATGAATCCTAAAATCTCTGATTTTGGCATGGCCAAGATTTTTGGAGTTGATCAAACACAGGGAAAGACCCGTAGGATTGCCGGCACATT CGGTTACATGTCTCCAGAATATGCCATGCATGGAAAATTTTCTGTAAAGTCTGACATGTATAGTTTTGGAGTCTTAATTCTGGAGATTTTAAGTGGCAAGAAGATTAGTTCTTTCTCTCAATCAGATGGTGCTGGACACCTATTGAGCTAT GCATGGAAACATTGGAGAGATGGGACACCCTTGGAGTTGTTGGATCCATCCTTGGGAGATTCTTACTCGATAAATGAAGTCACCAGATGTCTCCATTTTGGACTACTATGTGTACAGGATGATCCAGCCGACAGGCCGACAATAGCATCGGTAGTTCTAATGCTAAACAGTTACTCAGTTGCTTTGCCATCGCCTAATCAACCAGCATATTGGCTTCATAGTCGAACAGAGCAAAAACTGCCATTAAAGGAGCCGGAGGTGGATCAATCCACAAGCAAATCAATATCATGCACTGTCAACAGAGTATCGGTTACTGAACTGTATCCTCGATAG